Proteins from a genomic interval of Quercus lobata isolate SW786 chromosome 11, ValleyOak3.0 Primary Assembly, whole genome shotgun sequence:
- the LOC115969223 gene encoding universal stress protein PHOS32-like isoform X2 codes for METVREDVVEEYSWRDVKVPTLASQSEHRKESGERRGGRDILVAVDHGPKSKFAFDWVLAHLCRTDDTVHLIHAVSSVKNEVVYEMSERLMEKLAIEAFRVAMVRTKARIVEGDTGKAICKEAEKLKPAAVVMGTRGRGIIQSVLQGSVSEYCFHNCKSAPVIIVPGKAGGESLT; via the exons ATGGAGACTGTGAGGGAAGATGTGGTGGAAGAGTATAGCTGGAGAGACGTGAAGGTCCCAACTTTGGCATCACAGTCAGAGCATAGGAAAGAATCAGGAGAGAGAAGGGGAGGCCGTGACATACTTGTAGCCGTGGATCATGGACCCAAGAGCAAATTCGCCTTTGATTGGGTCCTCGCTCATCTCTGCAGAACTGACGACACTGTCCATCTCATCCATGCCGTTTCAA GTGTCAAGAACGAGGTAGTGTATGAGATGAGCGAGCGGCTTATGGAGAAGCTTGCGATTGAGGCTTTTCGGGTTGCCATG GTAAGGACTAAGGCTCGGATCGTGGAAGGGGATACTGGTAAGGCAATATGCAAGGAAGCTGAAAAATTGAAGCCTGCAGCCGTGGTCATGGGTACCAGAGGCAGAGGCATTATTCAAAG TGTGCTGCAGGGTAGTGTGAGCGAGTACTGCTTCCATAACTGTAAATCAGCACCTGTCATAATTGTTCCTGGAAAAG CTGGAGGCGAATCATTGACCTAG
- the LOC115969223 gene encoding uncharacterized protein LOC115969223 isoform X1, with product METVREDVVEEYSWRDVKVPTLASQSEHRKESGERRGGRDILVAVDHGPKSKFAFDWVLAHLCRTDDTVHLIHAVSSVKNEVVYEMSERLMEKLAIEAFRVAMVRTKARIVEGDTGKAICKEAEKLKPAAVVMGTRGRGIIQSVLQGSVSEYCFHNCKSAPVIIVPGKAAGGESLT from the exons ATGGAGACTGTGAGGGAAGATGTGGTGGAAGAGTATAGCTGGAGAGACGTGAAGGTCCCAACTTTGGCATCACAGTCAGAGCATAGGAAAGAATCAGGAGAGAGAAGGGGAGGCCGTGACATACTTGTAGCCGTGGATCATGGACCCAAGAGCAAATTCGCCTTTGATTGGGTCCTCGCTCATCTCTGCAGAACTGACGACACTGTCCATCTCATCCATGCCGTTTCAA GTGTCAAGAACGAGGTAGTGTATGAGATGAGCGAGCGGCTTATGGAGAAGCTTGCGATTGAGGCTTTTCGGGTTGCCATG GTAAGGACTAAGGCTCGGATCGTGGAAGGGGATACTGGTAAGGCAATATGCAAGGAAGCTGAAAAATTGAAGCCTGCAGCCGTGGTCATGGGTACCAGAGGCAGAGGCATTATTCAAAG TGTGCTGCAGGGTAGTGTGAGCGAGTACTGCTTCCATAACTGTAAATCAGCACCTGTCATAATTGTTCCTGGAAAAG CAGCTGGAGGCGAATCATTGACCTAG